Below is a window of Staphylococcus succinus DNA.
ATGGGGATGAGTTAAATAATAATGAAATGCAAGAAATTGCATATAAAGTTGGATTTAATGAAACGGCATTTCTAGTTAGGTCCGATATAGCTGATTTTAGAATTCGCTATTTCACGCCTGGACAAGAAATGAACCTTTGTGGTCATGCAACAATCGCAATGATTTATGCTCTGAAAACAATGAATCTATTAATGAAAAAAAGACATGTAACCATCGAAACAAAGGTAGGTGTTTTAGATATTAAAGTAGATTCGTCTGAAGACAATAAAGTGGTTATAACGATGAAACAAGCAGCACCACAGTTTGAAGCGTTCAAGGGATCTAAGAAAGATTTAGCTAATGCCATAGGTATTAGCGAGGACGATTTAGAAAGCAACTTTCCAATTTTGTATGGTAGTACCGGTGCATGGACACTTCTAGTACCAGTTAACAACCTTAAAGCATTTAAAACAATGAAACCTAATAACAGCTTATTTCCAACCATATTAAATGAAAAATCTAAGGCTTCCATTCATCCATTTTGTTTTGAAACTTATGATTCAGATGCTGACATGCATGCTAGACATTTTTCGTCGCCTTTCTCAGGTACAATAGAAGATGCAGTGACAGGAACTGCTTCTGGAATTATGGGGGTATATTTTGCAAGATATAAACAAGGCACTGGTAGGGGCTCGTTAAAGCTTATTGTAGAACAAGGACATGAGATAAATAAAGATGGCCGAGTATTAGTAAACGTTTCACCCAGCGAATGTAGTTATGATGTAGAGATAGCTGGAAATGCCGTATATGTTAACAAATTTGATGTTTTA
It encodes the following:
- a CDS encoding PhzF family phenazine biosynthesis protein; translation: MKYVTVYHYDAFTLKPNKGNPAGLVLNGDELNNNEMQEIAYKVGFNETAFLVRSDIADFRIRYFTPGQEMNLCGHATIAMIYALKTMNLLMKKRHVTIETKVGVLDIKVDSSEDNKVVITMKQAAPQFEAFKGSKKDLANAIGISEDDLESNFPILYGSTGAWTLLVPVNNLKAFKTMKPNNSLFPTILNEKSKASIHPFCFETYDSDADMHARHFSSPFSGTIEDAVTGTASGIMGVYFARYKQGTGRGSLKLIVEQGHEINKDGRVLVNVSPSECSYDVEIAGNAVYVNKFDVLLEDNEISN